A stretch of Arthrobacter sp. NEB 688 DNA encodes these proteins:
- a CDS encoding GrpB family protein, whose protein sequence is MTHGAGRRRPDVETVELVGGVERRAILLVDHDPAWAAGYAAHASRIRRALAGTALRVEHIGSTAVPGLAAKPIVDVLVTVEDITAEEDHVEPLVRAGYELRVREPGHRLVRTPERDVNVHVLEDDDPSADDYLLLRDRLRADAADRQLYEDTKRALAQRDWADVNAYSDAKGDVIEAIKDRARRAGSDA, encoded by the coding sequence ATGACGCATGGGGCAGGTCGTCGTCGGCCGGACGTGGAGACCGTCGAGCTCGTCGGCGGGGTCGAGCGGCGGGCGATCCTCCTCGTGGACCACGACCCGGCGTGGGCGGCGGGCTACGCCGCGCACGCGTCCCGCATCCGTCGGGCTCTCGCCGGCACGGCGCTGCGCGTCGAGCACATCGGGTCGACGGCCGTGCCCGGGCTGGCCGCGAAGCCGATCGTCGACGTGCTCGTGACGGTCGAGGACATCACCGCCGAGGAGGACCACGTCGAGCCGCTCGTCCGGGCCGGCTACGAGCTCCGGGTCCGTGAGCCGGGCCACCGCCTGGTGCGGACCCCGGAGCGCGACGTCAACGTCCACGTCCTCGAGGACGACGACCCGAGCGCGGACGACTACCTGCTCCTGCGCGACCGGCTGCGCGCCGACGCAGCAGACCGGCAGCTGTACGAGGACACCAAGAGGGCGCTGGCACAGCGTGACTGGGCCGACGTCAACGCGTACTCCGACGCGAAGGGCGACGTGATCGAGGCCATCAAGGACCGCGCGCGCCGGGCCGGGAGCGACGCGTGA
- a CDS encoding phosphotransferase: MTPGPRRYDELDEEGQVEALRPTALDAAEAFGLDVERMEVLLHAYNTTFRIDTRDGERCALRVGTNSKSTPANVLAQQAWQEAIATETEVVVPRSLRSTRDEWFVRSEPAALGRPVLVTAASWLEGDDARDGAGAEWARALGRATAQLHRHAATWRIPEGAALPRFDEPLFGDEDVLSTAPGLDADGRAVVATGMARARDVFARLHAGAEVVPLHADLHGGNLKWHEGRLAVFDFDDAGLGLPVLDLAITTFYLRRSGAEAAEAALREGYTEVLPWPDVAPGDLEALVASRQLLLANDLLGSSTASLRAMAADYLGTTVARLRAWSATGTFRLDVEG; encoded by the coding sequence GTGACGCCCGGGCCCCGGCGGTACGACGAGCTCGACGAGGAGGGCCAGGTCGAGGCGCTGCGCCCGACCGCGCTCGACGCGGCCGAGGCCTTCGGGCTGGACGTCGAGCGGATGGAGGTGCTGCTCCACGCCTACAACACGACCTTCCGCATCGACACCCGCGACGGCGAGCGGTGCGCGCTGCGGGTCGGGACCAACTCCAAGAGCACCCCCGCGAACGTCCTGGCCCAGCAGGCGTGGCAGGAGGCCATCGCGACGGAGACGGAGGTCGTCGTCCCGCGATCGCTGCGGTCGACCCGGGATGAGTGGTTCGTCCGGAGCGAGCCGGCGGCGCTGGGGCGGCCGGTCCTCGTGACCGCCGCGTCGTGGCTCGAGGGGGACGACGCGCGCGACGGCGCCGGCGCCGAGTGGGCGCGCGCCCTCGGTCGGGCGACGGCGCAGCTGCACCGGCACGCCGCGACGTGGCGGATCCCCGAGGGCGCCGCCCTCCCGCGGTTCGACGAGCCGCTGTTCGGCGACGAGGACGTCCTGAGCACCGCGCCGGGGCTCGACGCGGACGGGCGGGCCGTCGTCGCCACGGGGATGGCGCGCGCCCGGGACGTCTTCGCCCGCCTGCACGCGGGCGCCGAGGTCGTGCCGCTGCACGCGGACCTGCACGGCGGCAACCTCAAGTGGCACGAGGGCCGCCTGGCCGTCTTCGACTTCGACGACGCCGGCCTCGGCCTGCCGGTGCTCGACCTCGCGATCACGACGTTCTACCTGCGTCGCAGCGGGGCCGAGGCGGCCGAGGCGGCGCTGCGCGAGGGGTACACGGAGGTGCTGCCGTGGCCCGACGTCGCGCCCGGCGACCTCGAGGCCCTCGTCGCGTCGCGCCAGCTGCTGCTGGCCAACGACCTGCTCGGGTCGAGCACGGCCTCGCTCCGGGCGATGGCCGCCGACTACCTCGGGACGACCGTGGCACGGCTGCGCGCTTGGTCCGCCACCGGCACCTTCCGCCTCGACGTCGAGGGCTGA
- a CDS encoding GPP34 family phosphoprotein, producing the protein MTLSLTDELLLLVLDPASGRPALDSTRLRAVVAGTTVAGLVLDGALALDGTDKKARLRRTGTAEPTEPRLREVLELAEGRRPKDVVSKLGGAGAWRDRAGALRELALSSMTAAGVLRTEETKVLGLFPRTRWTVTDPAVVDRLRGRVTAALADSAPAPDARTAALVALLASVDRLSAVTGMPEREAKRRADAVTAGDWAAPAVRAAVEEVNAAVMAGVIAATAATTAATS; encoded by the coding sequence ATGACCCTCTCGCTGACCGACGAGCTGCTGCTGCTCGTCCTCGACCCCGCGAGCGGCCGCCCGGCCCTCGACAGCACCCGCCTGCGCGCGGTCGTGGCGGGCACGACGGTGGCCGGCCTCGTGCTCGACGGCGCGCTCGCCCTGGACGGCACCGACAAGAAGGCCCGGCTGCGGCGCACCGGGACGGCCGAGCCGACGGAGCCGCGGCTGCGCGAGGTGCTCGAGCTGGCCGAGGGGCGGCGCCCCAAGGACGTCGTCTCGAAGCTCGGCGGCGCCGGCGCCTGGCGCGACCGCGCCGGGGCACTGCGCGAGCTCGCGCTGTCCTCGATGACGGCTGCGGGCGTCCTGCGGACCGAGGAGACCAAGGTCCTCGGCCTCTTCCCGCGCACCCGCTGGACGGTGACCGACCCGGCCGTCGTCGACCGGCTCCGCGGCCGCGTCACCGCCGCCCTCGCCGACAGCGCCCCGGCGCCGGACGCCAGGACGGCGGCCCTCGTCGCGCTCCTGGCGTCGGTCGACCGCCTGTCGGCCGTCACCGGGATGCCCGAGCGCGAGGCGAAGCGGCGCGCCGACGCCGTGACGGCCGGCGACTGGGCGGCTCCCGCCGTGCGGGCCGCGGTCGAGGAGGTCAACGCCGCGGTCATGGCCGGTGTCATCGCCGCGACGGCGGCGACGACCGCCGCGACGAGCTGA
- the thrS gene encoding threonine--tRNA ligase — protein sequence MSAQITVHVAGSERSVAEGTTYGDLFEGDRAVLVARVGGELRDLHVAAADGDAVEPVTAAEQDGLDVLRHSAAHVLAQAVQEVHPSAKLGIGPPVRDGFYYDFDVETPFTPEDLKALEKVMQRIVNEGQTFHRREVSDADAAVELADEPYKIELIGLKGGAAEDAAEGASVEVGGAQLTIYDNVRRDGTVAWGDLCRGPHVPSTKVLGNAFKLMRSAAAYWRGSEKNPQLQRVYGTAWPTKDELKAYLDRLAEAEKRDHRKLGAELDLYSFPDEIGSGMVVFHPRGGVIKREMEDYVRRRHIEEGFQYVGTPHISKDGLFHTSGHLPYYADTMFPPMELEHAEYRLKAMNCPMHNLIFRSRGRSYRELPMRLFEFGSVYRYEKSGVVHGLTRVRAMTQDDSHSYVTPEQAPGEIEHLLKFVVGLLEDFGLDDYYFELSTRATEGDKKDKFIGSDEQWEVATEVLRSTASTFGVDLVDDPGGAAFYGPKISVQARDAIGRTWQMSTIQYDFNQPHRFGLEYQAADGSRQEPVMIHSAKFGSIERFIGVLVEHYAGAFPVWLSPVQVLGVPVAEEFVPYLREVGAKLAEHGVRFEVDESDDRFPKKIRTASKSKVPYVLIAGGEDRDAGAVSFRYRDGSQKNGVPVEEAVAEVLEAIRTKSQV from the coding sequence ATGTCTGCCCAGATCACCGTCCACGTCGCCGGGAGCGAGCGATCGGTGGCCGAGGGCACGACCTACGGCGACCTCTTCGAGGGCGACCGGGCCGTGCTCGTCGCCCGCGTCGGCGGCGAGCTGCGCGACCTCCACGTCGCGGCCGCCGACGGCGACGCCGTCGAGCCGGTGACCGCCGCCGAGCAGGACGGCCTCGACGTCCTGCGGCACAGCGCCGCCCACGTCCTGGCCCAGGCCGTGCAGGAGGTCCACCCGTCGGCGAAGCTGGGCATCGGCCCGCCCGTGCGCGATGGCTTCTACTACGACTTCGACGTCGAGACCCCCTTCACCCCCGAGGACCTCAAGGCCCTCGAGAAGGTCATGCAGCGGATCGTCAACGAGGGCCAGACCTTCCACCGGCGCGAGGTGTCCGACGCCGACGCCGCCGTCGAGCTCGCCGACGAGCCGTACAAGATCGAGCTCATCGGCCTCAAGGGCGGGGCGGCCGAGGACGCCGCAGAGGGTGCGAGCGTCGAGGTCGGCGGCGCGCAGCTGACCATCTACGACAACGTCCGGCGCGACGGCACCGTCGCGTGGGGCGACCTCTGCCGCGGCCCGCACGTGCCGTCGACCAAGGTCCTCGGCAACGCCTTCAAGCTGATGCGCAGCGCCGCCGCCTACTGGCGCGGGTCGGAGAAGAACCCGCAGCTGCAGCGCGTCTACGGCACCGCCTGGCCGACCAAGGACGAGCTCAAGGCCTACCTCGACCGGCTCGCCGAGGCCGAGAAGCGCGACCACCGCAAGCTCGGGGCCGAGCTCGACCTCTACTCCTTCCCCGACGAGATCGGGTCCGGGATGGTCGTCTTCCACCCGCGCGGCGGCGTCATCAAGCGCGAGATGGAGGACTACGTCCGCCGGCGGCACATCGAGGAGGGCTTCCAGTACGTCGGGACCCCCCACATCAGCAAGGACGGCCTCTTCCACACCTCGGGCCACCTGCCGTATTACGCCGACACGATGTTCCCGCCGATGGAGCTCGAGCACGCCGAGTACCGCCTCAAGGCGATGAACTGCCCGATGCACAACCTCATCTTCCGCTCGCGCGGGCGCTCCTACCGCGAGCTGCCGATGCGCCTGTTCGAGTTCGGCTCGGTCTACCGCTACGAGAAGTCCGGCGTCGTCCACGGCCTGACCCGCGTGCGGGCGATGACCCAGGACGACTCGCACTCCTACGTCACCCCCGAGCAGGCCCCGGGCGAGATCGAGCACCTGCTGAAGTTCGTCGTCGGCCTGCTCGAGGACTTCGGCCTGGACGACTACTACTTCGAGCTCTCGACCCGCGCGACCGAGGGCGACAAGAAGGACAAGTTCATCGGCTCGGACGAGCAGTGGGAGGTCGCGACCGAGGTCCTGCGCTCCACCGCCTCGACCTTCGGCGTGGACCTCGTCGACGACCCGGGCGGCGCCGCGTTCTACGGCCCGAAGATCTCGGTCCAGGCCCGCGACGCCATCGGCCGCACCTGGCAGATGTCGACCATCCAGTACGACTTCAACCAGCCGCACCGCTTCGGGCTGGAGTACCAGGCCGCCGACGGCTCGCGCCAGGAGCCGGTGATGATCCACTCGGCGAAGTTCGGCTCGATCGAGCGCTTCATCGGGGTGCTCGTCGAGCACTACGCCGGGGCCTTCCCGGTGTGGCTCTCGCCGGTCCAGGTGCTCGGCGTGCCCGTGGCCGAGGAGTTCGTGCCCTACCTGCGCGAGGTCGGCGCGAAGCTCGCGGAGCACGGCGTGCGCTTCGAGGTCGACGAGTCCGACGACCGCTTCCCGAAGAAGATCCGCACCGCGAGCAAGTCCAAGGTGCCCTACGTCCTCATCGCCGGCGGCGAGGACCGGGACGCGGGCGCGGTGTCGTTCCGCTACCGCGACGGGTCGCAGAAGAACGGGGTGCCGGTCGAGGAGGCGGTGGCCGAGGTGCTCGAGGCCATCCGCACCAAGAGCCAGGTCTGA
- a CDS encoding GNAT family N-acetyltransferase — protein sequence METVRDVRVREALPTDAFSVAALHIQDEREQGYALPPGFLDSFADAWLADRARRTWLAEDPSGRPLGLVHGTRVQKLPSARRPADAWFHVSLLYVSPDARGAGVGERLLRTLVAWAATDRVTRIQLNAVPAARGLYERVGFGAPSERLMELRLDRPT from the coding sequence GTGGAGACGGTGCGGGACGTGCGCGTGCGCGAGGCGCTGCCCACCGACGCGTTCTCGGTCGCTGCCCTGCACATCCAGGACGAGCGCGAGCAGGGGTACGCCCTGCCGCCCGGCTTCCTCGACTCCTTCGCCGACGCGTGGCTCGCCGACCGCGCCCGGCGCACCTGGCTCGCCGAGGACCCCAGCGGCCGCCCGCTCGGGCTCGTCCACGGCACCCGGGTGCAGAAGCTGCCGAGCGCGCGCCGCCCGGCGGACGCGTGGTTCCACGTCAGCCTGCTCTACGTCTCGCCCGATGCCCGCGGCGCCGGCGTCGGGGAGCGGCTCCTGCGCACGCTCGTCGCGTGGGCGGCGACCGACCGCGTCACCCGCATCCAGCTCAACGCCGTGCCCGCGGCCCGCGGCCTCTACGAGCGCGTCGGGTTCGGCGCGCCCTCCGAGCGCCTCATGGAGCTGAGGCTCGACCGCCCGACCTAG
- a CDS encoding SDR family oxidoreductase, translated as MHPTTSRGVLVTGASRGVGAAVARAFAERGDRVVVHHRGPDSTERAEAVLAGLPGEGHVRRAADLADPAAVATLAAEAAAALGRVDVLVNNAAMIAAPASSGSRRGDHPLDATSYEDWVQVWQGTLATNLLGPANLTWCVARQMLDVPPADGVPVGRVVNVGSRGAFRGEPDIPAYGASKAGLHAFGQSMAQHLGRHGIAVTSIAPGFIATEMAGYAMADPEAAEATRAQSPFHRVAQPEEVAAAVVALAEPAAEWASGAVLDFNGASYLR; from the coding sequence ATGCACCCCACCACCTCCCGCGGAGTCCTCGTCACCGGCGCGTCCCGGGGGGTGGGGGCCGCCGTCGCGCGGGCCTTCGCCGAGCGCGGCGACCGCGTCGTCGTCCACCACCGAGGACCCGACAGCACCGAGCGCGCCGAGGCCGTCCTCGCCGGGCTGCCGGGGGAGGGGCACGTCCGCCGCGCGGCCGACCTCGCCGACCCCGCCGCGGTGGCCACGCTGGCCGCGGAGGCCGCCGCCGCCCTCGGGCGGGTGGACGTGCTCGTCAACAACGCCGCGATGATCGCCGCGCCCGCCTCCTCCGGCAGCCGACGCGGCGACCACCCGCTCGACGCGACGTCGTACGAGGACTGGGTGCAGGTCTGGCAGGGCACGCTCGCGACCAACCTCCTCGGCCCGGCGAACCTCACGTGGTGCGTCGCGCGGCAGATGCTCGACGTCCCGCCGGCCGACGGCGTCCCCGTGGGCCGCGTCGTCAACGTCGGCTCGCGCGGCGCCTTCCGGGGCGAGCCCGACATCCCGGCGTACGGGGCGTCCAAGGCCGGCCTCCACGCCTTCGGGCAGTCGATGGCGCAGCACCTGGGCCGGCACGGCATCGCCGTCACGAGCATCGCGCCGGGCTTCATCGCGACCGAGATGGCCGGCTACGCGATGGCCGACCCCGAGGCCGCCGAGGCCACGCGCGCGCAGAGCCCGTTCCACCGCGTCGCGCAGCCCGAGGAGGTCGCGGCCGCGGTCGTGGCGCTCGCCGAGCCGGCCGCCGAGTGGGCCTCGGGGGCCGTTCTCGACTTCAACGGGGCGTCGTACCTGCGCTGA
- a CDS encoding HIT domain-containing protein has product MPDLESPADFTGEPDGFERLWTPHRMVYIQGERPDPDAGDGCPFCAAPGKGDEEGLVVHRGEHCYVVMNLFPYNPGHVLVCPYRHVPLYVDLTDEETSEFTLLTKQAVRALEAASAPMGFNLGMNQGAVAGAGVAAHLHQHVVPRWGGDSNFLPIVARTKALPMLLEDVRARLAEHWPA; this is encoded by the coding sequence ATGCCCGACCTCGAGAGCCCCGCCGACTTCACCGGCGAGCCGGACGGCTTCGAGCGCCTCTGGACCCCGCACCGGATGGTCTACATCCAGGGCGAGCGGCCCGACCCGGACGCCGGGGACGGCTGCCCGTTCTGCGCGGCCCCCGGCAAGGGCGACGAGGAGGGCCTGGTCGTGCACCGCGGCGAGCACTGCTACGTCGTGATGAACCTCTTCCCGTACAACCCCGGCCACGTCCTCGTCTGCCCCTACCGCCACGTCCCGCTCTACGTCGACCTCACCGACGAGGAGACGAGTGAGTTCACGCTGCTCACCAAGCAGGCCGTGCGGGCGCTCGAGGCGGCGTCGGCCCCGATGGGCTTCAACCTCGGGATGAACCAGGGCGCCGTCGCCGGCGCCGGGGTCGCGGCCCACCTGCACCAGCACGTCGTGCCGCGGTGGGGCGGCGACAGCAACTTCCTGCCGATCGTCGCGCGCACCAAGGCGCTGCCGATGCTCCTCGAGGACGTCCGCGCGCGGCTCGCGGAGCACTGGCCGGCCTGA
- a CDS encoding elongation factor G — protein sequence MSGTPAPTVTDTTRLRTVLLLGPSGAGTSRLFDRVVAELAPRSGTRARGAEPAGLRAATLACGEVVLTLLDAPGHPDFVGQVRAGLRAADAALFVVSAADGADARSRQLWHECAVVGMPRSVVVTQLDARDADFAATLEDCRAHFGAGIQPLGVPVAGPDGAVTSIADLLLGEIHDYSGGARTVRPAGAEHAAAFDDHRPGLVEGIIEESEDPELMDRYLAGEDLPFATLERDLLQAVAHGTFHPVLPVSGESGAGLDVLLHLVEAAFPHPGMRPLPTVTPVDGGDPVGITADPDGPLVAEVVHTESDAYVGHLSLVRVFSGTLRADRPVHVSGHLERLDGPTGEGHEAHDDDVRPGALGAPCAGELLTKEHAVAGEVVVVTKLAGAQTSDTLSDPARPLLVTPWALPDALLPAAVRAATRADEDRMPVAFRELAAEDPALRIEHDAETGQVVLWTTGPAHLELVLHRLRERFNVGVEQEPVAVALRETALVRAEAQGRHVKQSGGHGQYAVCHLTLEPLPRGSGVEFTEVVVGGAVPRQFIGSVEKGVHAQLAKGLLAGWPVTDVRVTLTDGKAHSVDSSDQAFQTAAGLALRELASPQSMCLLEPIDTVTVAVDDEHLGAVMTDVSTRRGQIVGSEPVDGEPGRSVLVAAVPRLELLDYAVVLRSLAHGTGTFRREPRGYEVLPDRLAREHLRAGAGTA from the coding sequence ATGAGCGGAACACCGGCCCCCACCGTCACCGACACCACCCGCCTGCGCACCGTCCTCCTCCTCGGCCCGTCCGGCGCCGGCACCTCGCGGCTGTTCGACCGCGTCGTCGCGGAGCTCGCGCCGCGGTCGGGGACGCGGGCCAGGGGGGCGGAGCCGGCGGGGCTGCGGGCCGCCACGCTCGCGTGCGGGGAGGTGGTGCTGACCCTCCTCGACGCCCCGGGGCACCCCGACTTCGTCGGGCAGGTGAGGGCGGGTCTGCGCGCGGCGGACGCCGCCCTCTTCGTCGTCTCGGCCGCGGACGGCGCGGACGCCCGATCCCGGCAGCTGTGGCACGAGTGCGCGGTCGTCGGGATGCCCCGGTCCGTCGTCGTGACCCAGCTCGACGCGCGGGACGCCGACTTCGCCGCGACGCTCGAGGACTGCCGGGCGCACTTCGGGGCCGGCATCCAGCCGCTCGGGGTGCCGGTGGCCGGGCCGGACGGCGCCGTGACGTCGATCGCCGACCTCCTCCTCGGCGAGATCCACGACTACTCCGGGGGTGCCCGCACGGTGCGCCCGGCCGGCGCCGAGCACGCCGCGGCGTTCGACGACCACCGTCCCGGCCTCGTCGAGGGGATCATCGAGGAGTCCGAGGACCCCGAGCTCATGGACCGCTACCTCGCCGGCGAGGACCTGCCGTTCGCGACCCTCGAGCGCGACCTGCTCCAGGCCGTCGCCCACGGCACCTTCCACCCGGTGCTGCCGGTGTCCGGCGAGAGCGGCGCGGGGCTCGACGTCCTGCTGCACCTCGTCGAGGCCGCCTTCCCGCACCCCGGGATGCGCCCGCTGCCGACGGTGACCCCGGTCGACGGCGGGGACCCGGTCGGGATCACGGCCGACCCGGACGGCCCGCTCGTCGCCGAGGTGGTCCACACCGAGTCCGACGCCTACGTCGGCCACCTCTCGCTCGTGCGCGTCTTCTCCGGGACGCTGCGCGCCGACCGCCCGGTCCACGTCTCCGGGCACCTCGAGCGGCTCGACGGCCCGACCGGCGAGGGGCACGAGGCGCACGACGACGACGTGCGGCCCGGCGCCCTCGGCGCACCGTGCGCCGGCGAGCTGCTCACCAAGGAGCACGCCGTCGCCGGTGAGGTCGTCGTCGTCACCAAGCTCGCCGGGGCGCAGACCTCCGACACGCTCTCCGACCCCGCCCGGCCGCTGCTCGTCACCCCGTGGGCGCTGCCCGACGCCCTGCTGCCGGCGGCCGTGCGCGCCGCGACGCGGGCCGACGAGGACCGGATGCCCGTCGCCTTCCGCGAGCTCGCGGCGGAGGACCCGGCGCTGCGCATCGAGCACGACGCGGAGACCGGCCAGGTCGTCCTGTGGACCACCGGCCCGGCGCACCTCGAGCTCGTCCTGCACCGGCTGCGCGAGCGCTTCAACGTCGGCGTCGAGCAGGAGCCGGTGGCCGTCGCGTTGCGCGAGACGGCGCTCGTCAGGGCCGAGGCGCAGGGGCGGCACGTCAAGCAGTCCGGCGGCCACGGCCAGTACGCCGTCTGCCACCTGACCCTCGAACCGCTCCCCCGCGGCTCCGGCGTCGAGTTCACCGAGGTCGTCGTCGGCGGCGCCGTGCCGCGGCAGTTCATCGGCAGCGTCGAGAAGGGCGTCCACGCGCAGCTCGCGAAGGGCCTGCTCGCCGGCTGGCCGGTCACCGACGTCCGGGTCACGCTGACCGACGGCAAGGCGCACAGCGTCGACTCCTCCGACCAGGCCTTCCAGACCGCGGCCGGCCTCGCGCTGCGCGAGCTGGCCTCCCCGCAGTCGATGTGCCTGCTCGAGCCGATCGACACGGTCACGGTCGCCGTCGACGACGAGCACCTCGGCGCGGTGATGACCGACGTCAGCACCCGGCGCGGGCAGATCGTCGGCTCCGAGCCGGTCGACGGCGAACCGGGGCGCTCGGTCCTCGTCGCGGCGGTCCCCCGGCTCGAGCTGCTCGACTACGCGGTCGTGCTGCGCTCGCTCGCCCATGGCACCGGCACCTTCCGGCGCGAGCCGCGCGGCTACGAGGTGCTGCCGGACCGCCTGGCCCGCGAGCACCTGCGCGCGGGCGCCGGGACCGCCTGA
- the pgsA gene encoding phosphatidylinositol phosphate synthase, which yields MLNRYARAFFTKLLTPVASLLLRLGISPDVVTVIGTIGVAGGALVFYPRGEFFVGTLVITAFVFSDTVDGIMARRLGRSSSWGAYLDSTLDRVGDAAVFGGLVLWYAGGGGNSYMAALALACLILGSVVSYAKARAEGLGMTANVGIAERADRLVAVLVATGLTGLFSIPTVFLGVVLAVLALASLVTVVQRILEVRRQALGAA from the coding sequence ATGCTCAACCGATACGCCCGCGCCTTCTTCACGAAGCTCCTCACCCCGGTCGCCTCGCTGCTCCTGCGGCTCGGCATCAGCCCCGACGTCGTCACCGTCATCGGCACGATCGGCGTGGCGGGGGGCGCGCTCGTGTTCTACCCCCGTGGGGAGTTCTTCGTCGGCACCCTCGTCATCACGGCGTTCGTCTTCTCCGACACCGTCGACGGCATCATGGCGCGGCGCCTCGGGCGCTCCAGCAGCTGGGGCGCCTACCTCGACTCCACCCTCGACCGGGTCGGCGACGCGGCCGTCTTCGGCGGGCTCGTGCTCTGGTACGCGGGCGGCGGCGGCAACTCCTACATGGCGGCGCTCGCGCTCGCCTGCCTCATCCTCGGCAGCGTCGTCTCGTACGCCAAGGCCCGCGCCGAGGGCCTGGGGATGACCGCGAACGTCGGCATCGCCGAGCGCGCCGACCGGCTCGTCGCCGTCCTCGTGGCCACCGGCCTCACCGGGCTGTTCTCCATCCCGACCGTCTTCCTCGGCGTCGTCCTCGCCGTGCTCGCGCTCGCGAGCCTCGTGACCGTCGTCCAGCGGATCCTCGAGGTCCGCCGCCAGGCGCTGGGCGCCGCGTGA